The proteins below come from a single Stomoxys calcitrans chromosome 1, idStoCalc2.1, whole genome shotgun sequence genomic window:
- the LOC131994253 gene encoding uncharacterized protein LOC131994253 produces the protein MSRILLLLYIIYGLTQCQGETQQLWFVHSYKNHYFIEYIGHRSLYDHSEANELCAQLGMSFKPVNWPIVRLQPVFIGPERLEHYGVFEQRNNREKKRAFMCNAMLIGVIMVFRNGSSIHLDISKNLLPDICYPQFESPGGFYETNQISHCLLFRKKLQTPNGGYF, from the exons ATGTCTAGAATCTTGCTACTCCTTTATATCATCTATGGCCTAACGCAATGCCAAGGCGAGACCCAGCAACTTTGGTTTGTTCACAGCTATAAGAACCACTATTTTATAGAGTATATTGGGCATCGTTCGCTATATGACCACAGTGAAGCTAATGAGCTGTGCGCTCAATTGGGTATGTCTTTTAAGCCTGTCAATTGGCCTATAGTGCGATTACAGCCAG TTTTCATAGGACCGGAACGCTTGGAACACTATGGAGTTTTCGAACAACGGAACAACAGAGAAAAAAAGAGAGCTTTCATGTGTAATGCAATGTTAATTGGAGTTATAATGGTTTTCAGAAATGGCTCTTCAATACACTTGGATATATCCAAAAATTTGCTGCCCGATATCTGCTATCCTCAGTTTGAGTCCCCTGGAGGGTTTTATGAGACAAATCAAATATCTCATTGTTTATTGTTTCGTAAGAAATTACAAACTCCAAATGGGGGCTACTTTTAG